The Cellulophaga sp. L1A9 genome window below encodes:
- a CDS encoding Crp/Fnr family transcriptional regulator codes for MEYLKKHINNIVSLNEEEWNVLKNGIQEISCAKGDLILSEGDECDFIGIIKTGLFRFYTTKEGNEKTNEFWFPMDYFSDYRSYLTNTPSNFNIEAMSPGTIWKLKRTYMYKLYEESVNFNKLGRIVSEQLFLKKALRLDGFLKDSPKERYLQLLIKDPNILQAVPQYMIASYLGITPESLSRIRKRI; via the coding sequence TTGGAATATCTTAAAAAGCACATAAATAATATTGTTTCTTTAAATGAAGAAGAATGGAATGTTTTAAAAAATGGTATTCAAGAAATATCATGCGCAAAAGGAGATTTAATTTTATCCGAAGGGGATGAATGTGATTTTATTGGCATCATCAAAACAGGTCTTTTTCGTTTTTATACGACAAAAGAGGGCAATGAAAAAACAAATGAATTTTGGTTTCCCATGGATTATTTTTCAGATTACCGAAGTTACCTTACGAATACCCCTTCTAATTTTAATATTGAAGCGATGAGTCCTGGAACTATTTGGAAATTAAAGAGAACTTATATGTATAAACTTTATGAGGAATCTGTTAATTTTAATAAGCTAGGAAGAATAGTGTCAGAACAGCTTTTTTTAAAAAAGGCCTTACGTTTGGACGGTTTTTTAAAAGACTCTCCTAAAGAGCGTTATCTTCAACTTTTAATTAAAGACCCAAATATTCTTCAAGCTGTTCCGCAGTATATGATTGCTTCGTATTTAGGTATTACGCCAGAATCTTTAAGTAGAATACGAAAACGCATATAG
- a CDS encoding transposase: protein MKGKRQSTVEPVFGTLTQFMGLRKINTLGLKQANKVMHLSAIAYNLKTCLPAGRST from the coding sequence ATGAAAGGCAAACGCCAAAGTACAGTTGAACCCGTATTTGGTACTTTAACGCAGTTTATGGGCTTACGGAAAATAAATACGCTAGGCTTAAAACAAGCCAATAAGGTGATGCACCTATCAGCAATAGCCTATAATCTGAAGACCTGCCTGCCGGCAGGCAGGAGTACCTGA
- a CDS encoding DUF6876 family protein, with product MKTQVNKIKAELQHFIGSETFYKIPLIGTRFTDGIKYLADTAECFWLVTDASVIAKSFMNKSYFVIVDFKRLSEKERAEKQCEALINYSDGNGNIFETHRYNVTDFPLDELRLFFVDNTLMLPSEY from the coding sequence ATGAAAACACAAGTTAACAAAATAAAAGCGGAACTGCAACATTTTATAGGTTCAGAAACCTTTTATAAAATTCCTTTAATAGGAACTAGATTTACAGATGGGATAAAATATTTGGCAGATACTGCCGAGTGTTTTTGGTTAGTAACCGATGCTTCAGTAATAGCAAAAAGTTTTATGAACAAAAGCTATTTTGTAATAGTCGATTTTAAACGACTTTCTGAAAAAGAAAGAGCAGAAAAGCAATGCGAGGCTTTGATTAATTATAGCGATGGAAATGGCAATATTTTTGAAACTCATAGATATAATGTGACAGATTTTCCATTGGACGAATTGCGATTATTTTTTGTGGATAATACGTTGATGCTTCCTAGTGAATATTGA
- a CDS encoding helix-turn-helix transcriptional regulator codes for MAIIINLDVMLAKRKMKSKELAKIIGITTANISILKSGKAKAIRFSTLESICKALDCQPADLMEYSDAE; via the coding sequence ATGGCTATAATAATAAACCTTGATGTTATGCTAGCCAAACGAAAAATGAAAAGTAAAGAACTCGCAAAAATAATTGGAATTACAACAGCCAATATTTCAATTTTAAAATCAGGAAAGGCTAAGGCTATTCGTTTTTCGACATTAGAATCTATATGTAAAGCTCTTGATTGTCAGCCTGCCGATTTAATGGAATATTCTGATGCTGAATAA
- a CDS encoding sulfatase-like hydrolase/transferase encodes MKAIKLITCLFLTTLLLQSCKTDTSDKPIENKETQPNIIFIFADDWGYGDLGIHESSFCKTPNLDKMAAEGIDFQDFSVVNPVCSPSRVGVMTGQFPARHSVHGHFASVESHMKRNMPDWLSTEAPLLPRMLKKSGYVTAHYGKWHLSNTHVADAPSPLEYGYDEYGAFNLPSNLHQMNVDSTLYKTIDFVKKNKDKPFFVNAWIHATHTPHYPKKEYMDKFSDLNEQQQVYAAVVAEYDNRIGQLFQTLKDLGIDDNTLVLFSSDNGPEFTGTTKTQGDNSTGGGLGSYYSVGETAGLKGQKRSLFAGGVRIPFIVRWPGSVPAGVIDKTTQLSTVDLLPTFLELAGGKLPEGYESDGVSIVEALKGKAVKREKPIFWDWKFSNNRPGFWPSAGIQEDNWKLLTNSKLGKTELYNINTDWSEQTDVANKYPEKTSDLLNKIKAFEHTLPTAPLSNTFSKERENLTK; translated from the coding sequence ATGAAAGCCATTAAACTTATTACATGTTTATTTTTAACTACTTTACTTTTGCAAAGTTGTAAAACTGATACTAGCGATAAACCTATTGAAAACAAAGAAACCCAACCTAATATTATTTTTATATTTGCCGATGATTGGGGCTATGGTGATTTAGGAATTCACGAAAGCTCATTTTGTAAAACGCCTAATCTGGATAAAATGGCCGCTGAAGGAATTGATTTCCAGGATTTTTCAGTAGTAAACCCAGTATGTTCACCTAGTAGAGTTGGAGTCATGACAGGTCAGTTTCCTGCGAGACATAGTGTGCATGGGCATTTTGCTTCTGTTGAGTCTCATATGAAACGTAATATGCCCGATTGGTTAAGTACAGAAGCACCTTTGTTACCACGAATGCTTAAAAAATCAGGGTATGTAACTGCTCATTATGGAAAGTGGCATTTGTCCAATACGCATGTAGCAGATGCACCATCTCCTTTAGAATATGGGTATGATGAATATGGAGCTTTCAACTTACCAAGTAATTTGCATCAAATGAATGTGGATTCTACATTATATAAAACCATAGATTTTGTAAAGAAAAATAAAGACAAGCCTTTCTTTGTAAATGCATGGATTCATGCAACACACACACCCCATTATCCAAAGAAGGAATATATGGATAAGTTTTCAGATTTAAATGAACAACAGCAAGTGTATGCTGCAGTAGTGGCTGAATATGATAATCGTATTGGGCAATTATTTCAAACATTAAAAGATTTAGGAATAGATGATAACACACTTGTACTTTTTTCTTCTGATAATGGTCCAGAATTTACAGGAACTACAAAAACACAGGGAGATAATTCAACTGGAGGTGGTCTTGGATCATATTATTCAGTTGGAGAAACGGCAGGTCTTAAAGGACAAAAGCGCTCGTTGTTTGCTGGCGGTGTTCGTATTCCTTTTATCGTAAGGTGGCCAGGTTCAGTACCTGCTGGAGTTATTGATAAAACAACACAATTATCCACGGTAGATTTGTTACCTACTTTTTTAGAATTAGCAGGAGGTAAATTACCAGAAGGATATGAATCAGATGGTGTTAGTATTGTAGAGGCTTTAAAAGGTAAAGCTGTTAAACGAGAAAAACCAATTTTTTGGGACTGGAAGTTCTCAAATAATAGACCAGGATTCTGGCCTTCAGCAGGTATTCAAGAAGATAACTGGAAGCTTTTAACAAATTCAAAATTAGGCAAAACTGAATTATATAATATCAATACAGATTGGTCGGAACAAACAGATGTAGCAAATAAATACCCAGAAAAAACTTCAGATTTATTAAATAAAATTAAGGCGTTTGAACACACTTTACCTACAGCTCCTCTAAGTAATACTTTTTCTAAAGAAAGAGAAAATTTAACTAAATAA
- a CDS encoding BfmA/BtgA family mobilization protein, which yields MDKGYEKERFEMLGIKTSIADRFRKFCKKMSKSQSMTLLLMIEFFEDNGISPKEKMGPNMQTLENKINKRINAVIAIIKDIEKNHDKPTTAMLQSLFMEFEPKEKKLVLEKDAREKKVQIVEKLDPNNQF from the coding sequence ATGGATAAAGGATATGAAAAAGAGCGATTTGAGATGCTTGGAATTAAAACTTCAATAGCAGATAGATTTCGAAAATTTTGCAAGAAAATGTCTAAGTCACAGTCAATGACATTATTATTAATGATTGAATTTTTTGAAGATAATGGCATATCTCCAAAAGAAAAGATGGGTCCAAATATGCAGACATTAGAAAACAAAATAAATAAACGAATCAATGCTGTAATTGCAATTATAAAAGACATCGAAAAGAACCATGATAAACCCACCACTGCTATGTTGCAATCCTTATTTATGGAATTTGAACCTAAAGAGAAAAAACTTGTTTTAGAGAAGGATGCCAGGGAAAAGAAGGTTCAAATTGTTGAAAAATTAGATCCTAATAATCAATTTTAA
- a CDS encoding sulfatase: protein MKRLVLAIVFCGLFTTTYGQSSPSGKLSKNERKPNFIQILTDDQGWGDLGSFGHEYIKTPNINQLAREGIKLVQCYSSAAVCSPSRSSILTGRTPFRNGVFRWVPADHFCHLQKDEVTLPQLLRKNGYQTTHFGKWHLSNYTEKKQGESKWPQPYSDFGFGTDPNQPSMEDYGYDYWFATGNVARPSHENPDNFFLNGKPMGPMKGYAAQLVAKEVVKWIRKYKNSNQPFFMTLWFHEPHGPIMSDPKFIEKYDDEIDDPNLKHYYANVTQIDEAVGEIVRVMKEEGIYDKTLIWYTSDNGPEGDNEFGFPVKKDNIGSARYRGNTGGLRGRKRHTHEGGIRVPGIISWPAGFKRNGLMPGGIAEEPIIGSDIFPTFLDIAGIDLPKHITLDGTSILPILENKKFCRTKPLYWRNNSNEFKVALREGDWKILANGDLTSFELYNLAIDPRETTDLSAHKPKLFERLKKALIEYDDEVLTEGPNWWINDRVVNAIPEKYHKKH, encoded by the coding sequence ATGAAAAGACTTGTATTAGCCATTGTGTTTTGTGGTTTGTTTACCACCACCTATGGTCAAAGTAGTCCTAGTGGCAAACTTTCTAAAAATGAGAGAAAACCCAATTTTATCCAAATTCTTACAGATGATCAGGGTTGGGGTGACCTTGGTTCTTTTGGACATGAATATATAAAAACCCCCAACATCAATCAATTGGCTAGGGAAGGCATCAAATTAGTACAATGCTATTCATCTGCTGCAGTTTGTTCCCCTTCTCGCTCATCTATATTAACAGGCAGAACTCCGTTTCGTAACGGTGTTTTCAGATGGGTGCCGGCAGATCATTTCTGTCATTTGCAAAAGGATGAAGTGACTTTGCCTCAGTTGTTAAGGAAAAATGGATATCAAACAACTCATTTTGGAAAATGGCACCTAAGTAATTATACAGAGAAAAAGCAGGGGGAGAGTAAGTGGCCTCAGCCATACTCCGATTTTGGTTTTGGTACTGATCCAAATCAGCCAAGTATGGAGGACTATGGGTACGATTACTGGTTTGCAACAGGAAATGTAGCAAGGCCTTCTCATGAGAATCCGGATAATTTTTTCCTTAATGGAAAACCAATGGGACCGATGAAGGGCTATGCCGCTCAACTTGTGGCGAAAGAAGTTGTGAAGTGGATTCGTAAGTATAAAAATAGCAATCAACCTTTTTTTATGACGCTTTGGTTTCATGAACCCCATGGACCAATAATGAGCGATCCTAAGTTTATTGAAAAATACGATGATGAAATAGACGATCCTAACCTTAAGCATTACTATGCTAATGTGACCCAAATAGATGAAGCAGTTGGAGAAATTGTACGTGTTATGAAAGAAGAAGGGATTTACGATAAAACGCTAATCTGGTATACGAGTGACAACGGACCGGAAGGAGATAACGAATTTGGTTTCCCCGTTAAAAAGGACAATATTGGTAGTGCTAGATATCGTGGAAACACAGGGGGATTAAGAGGAAGAAAACGACATACTCATGAAGGAGGTATTCGAGTTCCAGGGATTATATCTTGGCCTGCTGGGTTTAAGAGAAATGGTCTGATGCCAGGAGGAATTGCAGAAGAGCCCATTATTGGTTCCGATATATTTCCAACCTTTTTGGATATTGCAGGAATTGACTTGCCAAAACACATTACCCTTGATGGTACTTCTATTTTGCCAATTCTTGAGAACAAGAAATTCTGCAGAACAAAACCACTTTATTGGAGGAACAACAGTAATGAGTTTAAGGTAGCATTAAGAGAAGGAGATTGGAAAATACTAGCTAATGGTGATCTAACAAGTTTCGAGTTATACAATCTTGCAATTGATCCAAGGGAAACAACTGATTTATCGGCTCATAAACCAAAGTTATTTGAAAGACTAAAAAAAGCACTTATAGAATATGATGATGAAGTACTCACAGAAGGTCCGAATTGGTGGATAAATGATAGAGTAGTAAATGCTATACCTGAGAAATACCATAAAAAACACTAA
- a CDS encoding alpha/beta fold hydrolase, whose translation MINRKVYHIEKNKLSVLESGNEQNPVVVFIHGIPASAELWRDTMIKFSSKGYYCLAPDLSGYGETEIEDDEYYNLTKCSELLILFFKQKGFTNIKLVAHDIGGGIAQILMTKEEKLFDKVILSNCVTEKSWPVSSVQIMIIASKLGLFYWIAKLGFLSSKIMCKVISKSFYRNGISEHDFKRIFYDGKFNKDKSVKKFQKMLTCLDNVHTMNNMQALSKVQLPVDLVWAMKDKFQPWNKAGITLNKTITNSEVFKIENSGHFLQIDAFEDYVQILEERLS comes from the coding sequence ATGATTAACAGAAAAGTATACCATATAGAAAAGAATAAACTTTCAGTTTTAGAGAGTGGAAATGAACAGAACCCAGTTGTAGTTTTTATACACGGGATACCTGCCTCAGCTGAACTATGGAGAGATACAATGATTAAATTTTCTTCCAAAGGTTATTACTGTTTGGCTCCAGATCTTTCAGGTTATGGAGAGACTGAGATTGAAGATGATGAATATTATAACTTAACAAAATGTTCAGAACTTCTCATTTTGTTTTTTAAACAAAAAGGCTTCACTAACATCAAACTTGTTGCTCATGACATAGGAGGTGGAATTGCTCAGATTTTAATGACAAAAGAAGAAAAATTATTTGATAAAGTTATTTTAAGTAATTGCGTTACAGAAAAAAGCTGGCCAGTTTCTAGCGTGCAAATAATGATTATTGCAAGTAAGCTTGGTCTGTTCTATTGGATAGCAAAATTAGGCTTTCTTAGTTCAAAAATAATGTGTAAAGTAATTTCAAAATCTTTTTATAGAAACGGGATTTCAGAACATGATTTCAAAAGAATATTTTATGATGGGAAATTTAATAAGGACAAAAGTGTAAAGAAATTTCAGAAAATGCTTACATGTTTAGATAATGTTCATACTATGAATAATATGCAAGCTCTTTCAAAAGTGCAGTTACCTGTTGATTTGGTTTGGGCAATGAAAGATAAATTTCAGCCTTGGAATAAAGCTGGAATTACTTTGAATAAAACAATTACAAATAGTGAGGTTTTTAAAATAGAAAACAGTGGACATTTTTTACAAATAGATGCTTTTGAAGATTATGTTCAAATACTGGAAGAACGGTTGTCTTAA
- a CDS encoding glycoside hydrolase family 28 protein, with the protein MKNQLLKVTVIALCLICFGSCKNNNEYNILDYGAINDTTIVNTVAVQKAIDKCAENGGKVIVPSGKYVIGTINLKSNVELHIQKGAELLGSLSLKDYSTKNKGAIEAPAFNKSLLYAENAHNIKITGQGLINGRGTKDNFPVKVADSLGERPMLMRFINCNYIEFKDVSFLNSASWCVHMVSCENITVKKVTIDSRVNINNDGFDLDGCTNILIEDCDIKTGDDAICPKSTTSKITENMVVKNCRVESHTAAFKCGTSSRGGFRNIKVSDCDFSNTRMGAIKLLQVDGGILEDITIENITMNNIEGPLFIRLGNRGRIYDKPTEQIYNLKDGGSEGAPTGSIKNITIRNIKATVVSTIQKRCGIMITGIPGHYVENVLLENITISYPGGGTEEDLKRSVPEDIARYPEQFFFGVLPSWGAYIRHAKNIEFKNVIMTTRNSDAREKIALVDVVGFTNIASSNIIN; encoded by the coding sequence ATGAAAAATCAATTATTAAAAGTTACTGTAATAGCACTATGTTTAATCTGTTTTGGAAGCTGTAAAAATAATAATGAGTACAATATCCTAGATTATGGAGCAATTAATGATACTACAATTGTAAATACAGTAGCAGTTCAAAAAGCTATTGATAAATGTGCTGAGAATGGTGGAAAAGTAATCGTTCCTTCTGGAAAATATGTTATAGGTACAATTAATTTAAAAAGTAATGTTGAATTACATATTCAAAAAGGAGCAGAACTTTTGGGGAGTTTGTCTTTAAAAGACTATTCCACAAAAAATAAAGGTGCTATAGAGGCACCAGCATTTAATAAGAGTTTATTGTATGCGGAGAATGCTCATAACATCAAAATAACAGGACAAGGACTCATTAACGGTAGAGGTACTAAAGATAATTTCCCAGTAAAAGTTGCTGATAGCTTAGGAGAGAGACCCATGTTAATGCGATTTATTAATTGTAATTATATAGAATTTAAAGATGTCTCATTTTTAAATAGTGCTTCTTGGTGTGTTCATATGGTTTCTTGTGAAAATATTACAGTAAAAAAAGTTACAATCGATAGTAGAGTTAACATAAATAACGATGGTTTTGATTTAGATGGATGCACAAATATTTTAATTGAAGATTGTGACATCAAGACTGGAGACGATGCTATCTGCCCAAAAAGCACCACTTCAAAAATCACAGAAAATATGGTTGTTAAAAACTGCAGGGTTGAAAGCCATACAGCAGCTTTTAAATGCGGAACATCTTCAAGAGGTGGGTTTAGAAATATTAAAGTTTCTGATTGTGATTTTTCTAATACACGAATGGGAGCTATAAAACTTTTACAAGTTGATGGTGGTATTCTAGAAGATATTACAATAGAAAACATTACTATGAATAATATAGAGGGGCCTCTTTTTATTAGGCTTGGAAATAGAGGTAGAATTTATGATAAGCCAACAGAGCAAATTTATAATTTGAAAGATGGAGGAAGTGAAGGAGCTCCAACGGGTTCCATAAAAAATATTACCATCCGAAATATAAAAGCTACAGTGGTTAGCACTATTCAAAAACGTTGTGGCATTATGATTACTGGTATTCCAGGTCATTATGTGGAAAATGTTTTGTTAGAAAACATTACGATTTCTTATCCAGGAGGGGGAACTGAAGAGGATCTAAAAAGAAGTGTCCCTGAAGATATTGCGAGATATCCAGAGCAATTTTTCTTTGGAGTATTGCCTTCTTGGGGAGCATATATTCGTCATGCAAAAAACATTGAATTTAAAAATGTAATTATGACTACGCGTAATAGTGATGCTAGAGAAAAAATTGCGCTAGTTGATGTTGTAGGTTTTACTAATATCGCATCTTCAAATATTATCAATTAA
- a CDS encoding IS1182 family transposase, with translation MQGKKTYQEKLFNSFRLSERVPQDNFYRLLKGVLDLNFLYVQTKSYYGDSGQKSIDPVVFFKLCLVGYLENIISDRKLIQHCSMRLDILYFIDYDLDEELPWHSTISRTRQLFPESVFEEVFTKVLSMCIEKGMVSGHTQAIDSAPIKANASMDTLELKVPEEDLQAHLRKVRVFSSMDKETPHRKSKGDKSDRGQRIVTASKKELGAIQSRNKKWSTDQDQRPGSGNKGSKYTSNKTHYSPTDPDARISVKPGKARKLNYLSQLSVDTASHVITDIRAYHADGKDNQQLPDIVERLHKRLWQQGLFWENCVADTGYSSGENYAYLEQKGLRSFIPPHGTYKGGPDGFIYNREEDYYQCPQGKIIPFTKAFNDYRTGTKKKEYRARKHVCVACPMRSSCLGKSAQEKKFSERITEKNMNVIMLGYTVHRADT, from the coding sequence ATGCAAGGCAAAAAAACATATCAAGAAAAGCTTTTTAATAGTTTTCGCTTAAGCGAACGAGTTCCTCAAGACAATTTTTATCGTTTATTAAAAGGTGTATTAGATTTAAATTTTCTCTATGTTCAAACCAAGAGTTACTATGGCGACAGTGGCCAGAAGAGTATAGATCCGGTAGTGTTTTTCAAGTTGTGTTTAGTTGGTTATTTAGAGAATATTATCAGTGACCGTAAATTAATACAGCATTGTTCTATGCGATTAGATATTCTCTATTTCATTGATTACGATTTAGACGAGGAGCTTCCTTGGCACAGTACGATAAGTAGGACTCGTCAGTTGTTTCCTGAGTCAGTATTTGAAGAAGTTTTCACTAAAGTACTTAGTATGTGTATAGAAAAGGGCATGGTGAGTGGCCATACACAAGCTATTGATTCTGCCCCTATAAAAGCGAATGCAAGTATGGATACTTTGGAGCTTAAAGTACCTGAAGAAGATTTGCAAGCACATTTGCGAAAGGTTCGTGTGTTTAGTTCTATGGACAAAGAAACACCGCATCGTAAAAGCAAAGGCGATAAGTCAGATAGAGGTCAGCGTATCGTTACAGCGAGCAAGAAAGAACTAGGTGCTATCCAAAGCAGAAATAAGAAATGGAGTACAGATCAAGATCAACGACCAGGGTCAGGAAACAAAGGCTCGAAGTATACCAGTAATAAAACCCATTATAGTCCTACTGATCCAGATGCTCGGATTAGTGTAAAGCCTGGCAAGGCTCGGAAGCTAAATTACTTGAGTCAGTTAAGTGTGGATACGGCTAGTCATGTCATCACCGACATTCGGGCGTATCATGCTGATGGAAAAGACAATCAACAATTACCAGATATAGTAGAACGTTTACATAAGCGTTTGTGGCAACAGGGTCTGTTTTGGGAAAATTGTGTTGCGGACACTGGCTACAGTAGTGGCGAGAACTATGCTTATTTAGAGCAGAAAGGACTTAGAAGTTTTATTCCTCCACATGGGACCTATAAAGGTGGTCCGGATGGTTTTATTTATAATAGAGAAGAAGATTATTATCAGTGTCCACAAGGAAAGATTATCCCCTTTACTAAAGCGTTTAATGATTATAGAACAGGAACAAAAAAGAAAGAATATAGGGCACGAAAACATGTTTGTGTTGCTTGCCCAATGCGCAGTAGTTGTCTAGGGAAAAGTGCCCAAGAAAAGAAGTTTAGTGAACGTATTACCGAGAAGAATATGAACGTAATAATGCTAGGGTACACAGTCCACAGGGCAGATACATGA
- a CDS encoding SDR family oxidoreductase, protein MKIDGKTIWITGASSGIGEALTYNLEKRNCKLILSSRKEDQLNQVKLNCKNQENIKLLPLDLCDYDGMQDKASKAIAAFGPIDILINNAGLSQRSLISNTNFEVYKKLIDVNYLGTVAISKALLPYFIENKKGKFVIISSLMGKFSSPYRSGYCGAKHALHGFFDALRMEHEKDGIGVTMICPGFINTNVAQNALTEDGSAQNQQDDATENGFDVTVFGKKMIRAIERNKFEAYIGGKEAMATYLRIFPKLLHRIVLRSTVK, encoded by the coding sequence ATGAAGATTGACGGAAAAACGATTTGGATTACAGGTGCATCATCAGGAATTGGTGAGGCACTAACCTATAATTTAGAAAAAAGAAACTGCAAATTGATTCTTTCTTCACGCAAAGAAGATCAGTTGAATCAGGTAAAGTTAAATTGTAAAAATCAAGAAAATATTAAACTTTTACCATTAGACCTTTGTGATTATGATGGAATGCAGGATAAAGCCAGCAAGGCAATTGCTGCGTTTGGACCTATTGATATATTAATCAATAATGCTGGATTAAGTCAAAGATCACTGATATCTAACACCAATTTTGAAGTTTATAAAAAACTGATAGATGTCAATTACTTGGGCACCGTTGCAATATCTAAAGCATTATTACCTTATTTCATTGAAAATAAAAAAGGAAAATTTGTCATCATAAGTAGTCTTATGGGGAAATTCAGTTCTCCATATCGCTCTGGCTATTGTGGAGCTAAACACGCACTACACGGCTTTTTTGATGCCCTTCGAATGGAGCATGAAAAAGATGGCATCGGTGTTACCATGATTTGCCCTGGATTTATAAACACCAATGTGGCTCAAAATGCTTTAACAGAAGATGGATCTGCACAGAACCAACAAGATGACGCTACGGAAAATGGATTTGATGTGACGGTATTCGGTAAAAAAATGATAAGAGCTATAGAGCGAAATAAATTCGAAGCTTATATCGGTGGTAAAGAAGCGATGGCAACGTATCTGAGAATATTTCCAAAACTACTTCATAGGATTGTACTACGAAGTACTGTTAAATAA
- a CDS encoding single-stranded DNA-binding protein: protein MSTLKNKVQLIGNVGNEPEITNLDDGKKVAKFSIATNEFYKNSNGEKEQNTQWHNVVAWGKIAEIIEKYVGKGKEVALEGKLTSRSYETKEGEKRYVTEVVANEILLLGIKGDDNASE from the coding sequence ATGAGTACTCTAAAAAACAAAGTACAGTTAATTGGCAACGTAGGGAACGAGCCAGAAATCACCAACCTTGATGACGGAAAGAAAGTCGCCAAATTTTCAATCGCTACCAATGAGTTTTATAAAAACTCAAATGGTGAGAAAGAACAGAACACCCAATGGCACAATGTCGTGGCATGGGGTAAGATTGCCGAAATAATAGAAAAATATGTTGGCAAAGGAAAAGAAGTTGCCTTAGAGGGCAAATTGACTTCACGTTCTTATGAAACCAAAGAAGGAGAAAAAAGATATGTTACCGAAGTGGTAGCCAATGAAATTCTGCTTTTGGGGATTAAAGGCGATGATAACGCCAGTGAATAA
- a CDS encoding DUF2975 domain-containing protein, with product MKNTILFKSLVDILYFLHFIGLIGIVFIIPFGIVNINQVNINVEDWSMFYWAILILSLITYVIFLRGLYFLRKMARFLLSNKYFSEKIIGNLKKSGSHFLLTGIISFALYAILWLNKLYGGKFELIYDTNLLVPLFLTIIGMFFIIQSNTLNLAKNIKEENELTV from the coding sequence ATGAAAAACACCATTTTATTTAAATCGCTAGTCGACATTCTTTATTTCCTTCACTTTATTGGATTGATTGGAATAGTATTTATTATACCCTTTGGCATTGTAAATATCAATCAAGTCAATATAAATGTTGAAGATTGGAGTATGTTCTATTGGGCAATTCTAATTTTGAGTTTAATCACTTATGTAATATTTCTAAGAGGATTATATTTTTTAAGAAAAATGGCAAGGTTCTTACTATCAAATAAATATTTCTCGGAAAAAATTATTGGTAATTTAAAAAAATCAGGGAGTCATTTTTTGCTTACTGGAATTATTTCATTTGCACTTTATGCTATTCTGTGGCTAAATAAACTCTATGGAGGTAAATTTGAACTAATTTATGACACCAACTTATTAGTTCCTCTCTTTTTAACGATTATTGGAATGTTTTTTATCATCCAAAGTAACACGCTCAATTTGGCAAAAAATATAAAAGAAGAAAATGAACTAACAGTTTAA